A region of the Aphelocoma coerulescens isolate FSJ_1873_10779 chromosome 1, UR_Acoe_1.0, whole genome shotgun sequence genome:
CAAGATAAActtcagaggtcccttccaacctgaactATTCTGTGACCTCAGAGCTACTTACAGTAAAGGGCACCTCTCTGTGAGGGAGCAGGGCAGAGTGAAGCACTGCATTCCAAAAGGGGTGGTATCTCTGCCTCATAGGGACCACTGGTTCCAGAACCCAGACATTAGGATTTAAAGTACATTAATGGGCCCCTGATCTCCTAATGAAGTAGAAACAATGAAACtctgctggttttgtttctaTCAGCTACGTCTGGCGCAAAAGCCCATATTTCACAGGAATTGAGCACGACACCATCTTCTCCTTCTGGCCATCACTGATAGCTGGCTTTGATGCTGCCTATGAGGTTGACAACAAGGATCGAGTGCTGTTTTTTAAAGGTACTGCTCTTACATTTCCATCAGTTTCTTATGACTACCTGAAGTTAAAGCAATACTGCTAACGTTATTTAATCATAATGGAATGATTATGCTAATATTCATATTAACTCTAACACTAATACTAGCACTAATAGAAAATATTCTTAGTATTTAAATCCATctaaattttgaaaattatgtTGCTCTCATTAACTAATGCTGCCTCACAACAGTCCTACATGCACTTCCTTTGGTCAGTGAGAGAGAAGACTATAGCTGAGACAAAATTGGTTGCTACATTACATtatctaaatatatttttaaagatgacAAACACACCTAAAAAATATATTGACTTTTAATTATTGAGTATATAATACTCTTAATGACTATAAGAAGTGGAAAATCCAAGAGCTGTGAGATACTCAAACTTCTGTGTGCCCTTAAGAGGGTAATGTTTTCAGCTGGACATCTATGCTGTTTGGTGGTATTAACTACACAGAAAGCTCTGGGGCTTTGACGAAAAGGAGATCAGACTCCTCAAGAATCCTTATAACTATTTCTGTTTCCTTGTAGACAACCAGTACTGGGCTGTCAGTGGCTACAGCATAGAGTCAGGTTTCCCCAAGCCCATTCAGAACCTGGGCTTCCCCACCAGTGTCAGGAAAATTGATGCAGCTGTTCATGACCAAAATACCAAGAGAACCTATTTCTTTGTCGGTAACAAGTACTGGAGGTAAggttcttttctcttctttacaAGAGATAATCaaaatggtttttttaaatcaagtgAAATGATTGTTTGTACAGGAAGTTCATGTCTTCTTTTTGTCAGCCTTCTCAGCCACGGAAAGCTGAAACTCAATTACTCAGGTCTTTTCGTAGAACAAAGTCTGTAACACCTGAGTGTTCACTTACTCTTACCAGGCTGTGATTAAGGGGCAAATGAgctttgtttattcattaagaAGCAATGTGAACTAGTGTAAAAATATAATGTAGTATAATTagcatataaatataaattgaGTAGACTTTGTCACCATGTCATGTATTCATTCTGTAGTTACTAAGGAGCAAAGTGCTCTGTGAAATTTATAAATGACAAATAAATCAAGAAAATTATAAGAGAGTAAAGTATTTACTTCTTAAGAAACAGTTCAGCTAAGCAGTAATCTTAGCCTAATAATTAATCTGTAATACTATCTTAAAAGAGTGTTATTACACCTGAAGCTTGCATTTCTCTTACGGGGTCACTTCATAGATTGTGTgctgcaaaattaaaataattatgtttGAATAATTATTTAAGTTTGTTACTCAGTATAAGCCCCATCTAGCCTTATTGTCAGTCTCAGGGAATGAAAGTGAATGTTTTAGTCTGATATTCTGAAAACAGGCTTACCTAGGCTACTAAAGATATAAATATTCACACAGCCAGGATTTATACAGCTCTCTGAGGTCACAATGCTTGCAGGTACTGGATTTTCAGCTGAGATTAGGCATATTGTGTAAAATTCCATGTGGTTTCAACATTGAATATCACATgcttattttctgtttccatgCAATTTCTTTATTTAGTTTCAATGAAAATACCCAATCAATGGAAAGAGGCTATCCAAGAAAAATAGCAGCTGACTTCCACGGGATCAGCTATCCAATTGATGCTGCCCTtcagaaaaatggtaaaaaaattaaaatataatttaaaagaaactcaaaaaacaaccaaccaaagccaaaaaaattatgtttccaTACatatactaatttttttttattttttttaaatcacccAAGAAAATAGTGAGTGTGTAACAATAGGTatacaaaaatgaaatattaatttgtCAATATTTTGTCCTTCCAATTCTAGGATATTTCTACTTTTTCCATGGATCAAACCAGTATGAGGTTGAcatcaagaaaaagaaactcaTCCGTATAATGAGGAGCAACAGCTGGTTTAATTGCTAGAAATATTAAGTGATGGTGCAGGGATATATTTGTACCAGAAAGagtttttcatgtttcttgatTCTAAACAGTGTTATTTAGCTGTTCCTGTGCATCTGAGTCTGAAATGCTGACCTTTGGCAATTCTAATTTAAAATCTTAAAATGTAAAACCTAATGTacagttttaatttattttgttctcCAACTATTTATTAATCAAGTTGTTTTTGAgtaataaatattttgcttGAGTTTAGCAGTTCTTGTGTTCTGATTCAGTccactggggacaaggcatctGCTACAACCACACAAAAGCCTGAATGACACCAGGACCGATCAGAATTTCTAGCAGGGCTCAGTGTCTGTGGGGGGAAAGTTAAAGAGAAGAAGAAGTAGAGGGGCAGTTCTGACAGTCTATTAGAAATTACCCAGGGGACAGAGGTGTAAACAAAGACACTCAGGAACAATGTGGGGGAGGCATAAAAGGTAAGAGATCCTGCACAAGCGTGTGCAAAGGGAGAGATTGGAGTCTGTGGCCTCACCCTCCATGACCCCCAGCACGGGGACAAAGACAAGGCAGGGGTTGGGACAGCTATATGGGAACATGGCCATGGGCTGAGAGGACCAGTGCACCAGTGCCACTGAGGGTGGCTTTGATGGACAGAGTCATTGGTACAGCAGAACATGAGCGACTAAAGAGAAGACAAGTGTCCAGTTTGGGGATGGAGGTAGCATGCAGGCAGAGTGGGAAGTGATGGAGATATGATCGCAAGGTCACTGGGAATCAGTAGATTAGCCCTTCTGAGCTGTGACCGTGTGCCATGGAAATGGAGTCAGGGCTGGCAGTCCGCCTCACAATGCTGGACAAGCCACAAACAAGAACCACTTCCCAGCAAACAAGCCAAAATGATAAGAAAAAGCCAAGGATTTTTATGTAACTACCACAGATGAATCCTCCAGAGAAGGAGAGGTGCAACAAAGAGAAAAGCACATCTGATTCCTCCACACTCTTTTTTTGGGTCCCCCTCAGAGCAATAATAGCTCAGTGACTTTAAACACCCTTTGAGCTGTAAGACAGCTTGGCTGGAGTCCATCCTCTATTTGAAGGGATTTGATCCCATCTCTTACAACACTGCTCTGATGGCGTGATTGTACAAGGAAGTGGACTCGCTATTACTCTTTCTCTAGCAGACTTGGCAAAGGCAGAAAGAGAGGATGGGAATGGCTGACAAGGAGAGTATTCCAGCTACCACAGCTCAAACCCATGAGGCAGAGGTAAAATTTGCTCCTGGTCTTCTGCACAGGGAAGTTCCCTCAGATTTGATCAAAGACATATTaccccctgtccccacctccATCAGGGCCAGAGGAAGCCACATGTCTCTCGGTGCACCCACAGAGCCACTGTCCCACTGTGCTCACAGACAAGATCAAAGAGAGACAGGAGAGATGATgctaggctggatggggctttgagcaacctggtctagtggaaggtgtcccagactgtcacagGTGGGTTGGAATGAGATTATCCTTAATGTCCTTTCTAGACCAACAATTCTACAGTTTTATGATCTTGGAATATCTCTTCTCTGCCATGTTCTCCTCATGTAAGTTTTGTGCCATGCTAGATATGGTCTAATTACCACCAAAGCCGGGTCTAAAGCCAACCTACGTTACAAGTCAGGCCGTGTCTTAACAGCCAAGTAGGGACACAACAGCTCAGTGTTGCCGCAAGGGATGCACCATGGTGAAGTCATGGACTGAAAAGTGGGTGAGCTCACCTGGCAGCAGTCCAGGGAGGgcagaaacacaggaaaacTGGGGTTGCTCCAGAATTTCTCAGTGTCTTTTTCAATAGCTTTTGCCCTGTACATAGCCTATCCTGAAGAAACTTCACTCCAAGGACTTTAGGTGCCTCCAGGCTTAGGCAGGGTGCTTGTGAGTACTGTTTGTACATAACTAATGGGATTCATTccctttgcttttaaaaatgcctaCATACTTTGATATCCTAACTAGACACCTTCTTGTATGTGAAGGCTACCTTCAGAAATCAGGCCTTTAGGCTCTGGTTGTTGGCTGAGACTTGAAAGTGGTTGAGGAGGAAGCAAAAGGAACATTTCAGCAACAGCGAAGCAGAACACTGTTGTTGTTTACAATGACTCACATTAGATTAAAGTATTTCTCCTGCATAAGGTTTGTACTATTTTTTTAGTTATGACATCCAGGAAACAGCAAAATCAAAATACTCCCTCCACCTCTGGGTTTTAATTAGCTTAAACTCAAAGTACATGAAAAATGAGTGGTATTTATTTAGCTGTGAAGAAAAATCTAGCAAGTGTAGCTTGGAGCAGAAATGGATGACAACATGCTATGGATTCCACATAGAAAAGGGGACTAGTGAGATGTGTAAACCATGGAGTTTTTATGTGTATTTCTGCTTTGTTAGTGTCTTAAACTTTGAAATGAAAGAACATTACTTTTGGTTTGGGAAAAGCAatgaaattcctggaaaataAAAGACGTAGCTCAGATGACGTTGGAAACATTGGAAATAGGAATATTGGAGTTGCTGGTCTATACTTAGTGAAAAAGAGAAGATTTCCTGTAACCAGGATTTTGTTATAACTCATAAATGATTGCTGGAATTAAAGGCCTCTTGGGTACAGGAAGGGGAAATTTATTCATAAACGTAATTTCAAATACTTGTCCTATATGAATAGGAGCTTTCCTTGGAATCCAAGAGCAGGCATGCAAATTAGAAACACAAAAAGAACCTGTTACATCTAAAATTCTTGACTGCACAACAGTTGGCCTAGACCAAATCCCCTGCACATGAAATCTCAGGCAAAAATCCCTTAATGAGTTCACTGACAGAGAGCAAGGGCGACCCATGTgcaagctgactggaacactgAGTGGTGCCAGTGAATCAGCATTACCATACTGGAGATTCACAAGTGTTATATAAAAGCCAGAAGTAGGTCACACACTCACTTTGTCAGCAATAAGACATTTTTAAGGATAGGTTTGTGCTGCCAGGTCTGAGGGTTTGCAGCACAGCCGGGAAGGAGGTGCCAAAGGCACTGAGTTAAGCAATGCTCATGGCAGCACAGGCTGAAGCTGCCGTTTTACAGCTCAGAAGATTCCCATGCACAGACCTTCTCTTCCAGGTTTTATCCAGGGGTCCTACACTGCTACCAGAGTTCAGCCTGGCCAGGACACTGAGGATACAtaaagcagcagagaggagcagtTTCAAACTGAGTAATTAAACCCTTGGCTTTGCACAGCAAGCCAACTTAGTTTGATCCTATTGAGGCTCTGTGagatgttctttttcttttctctaaacTACATTACTCAttagttttaaaatacataacCTGTGAATTAGCAATAACCTTGCCAAAAGAAAGGAGCAAATTTTAACACTTCTTGTCAGTTATATGTCTTTCTCGGGTACAGCTAGCTTAGGGTGGGGCTATGGGAATGCATCCAAGGCAGAAGATTAATTCCAGAAGAGGTAGAAATAAGGGCAATCCTAGGAGCTTGCTCAGACACTTTTAAAGGTTGAAAAAAGGAGAACATAGCAATTTTAACACTGACTTCTTTAATCCAAAACAAGAGATTGACATTATATATTGTGCTACTTCTGGATAAAGTCACCTCAAAGAACAACATCAAAGAAGATCTCTGTGATTATGGAACTCTCTTCATAAAGCATATTCTAGATGATTTATCTCTAGGTGATTGATCTCTGGAGAGAAATGGGGAATAGTAACAAAAAAAGTAAGAGGTCGACAGAGTAGCAAAAGTAGCAAAAAAGCCTCCTCCTTGAGGAGGCTGATAATTAGAAAACCATAAAAATTTCATCAATACATTCCTAGATGGTTTTGATGGCTTCCAATACCCCTCTCATTAGAGACAAAGGTGAGCACTGAAAATTTAAGTCCTACTGGACTGGCTGAAAAGTTACTTTTTCCTTCTAGTACACAGAGAGACattgagggaagagaaaaaaagagttggAAGGCTAAAGGGGAGCTGTAAGCACCAGAAGCTGTTTCTGCAGAGAAGTATTTAAGCTGCACAGGAGAACTCTGCAGCCAATCTTTAGATTCATCTCACCCACTCAGGTACACCTCAAATAACTGTGTGAGTGGAGCCATTATCAAAATCTCCCTCAGGGAATTGCTTCTTGTCAGCTCAGCTGGCCCATTTCTGGGTTATTCCCAGAGCCTGTCCATATCCTTCCAGGTCTAGGGAGGGGTTCTCTCCCCAGTGGAAATGCCACAGATAGGTGTCTGCTCTTAGGGTAGGAATTCAGTCCTCAGTGACCAGATAACCTTTGTGGAGTCCCACCAGCCTTGCTGGTGACAGTCCCTGTTTCAGCTGCCCAGACCCAGCAATCGCTCACGTCCTGCCTATGGATGGCCACTGgcatgctgtgctctggggatCCTTCTGGTACCAACAAAATGCTCTTCAGCAGGAAATAATTTCAGCAAATATCTCAAGTGCACAATATATTTATAACCTCTCCTTTCACATGTCTATTATCCCACCAGCTCTGTGGGAGGGACTTTATCTCTCTGCGCATTCAAAGTCCCACCTGTACTGCAGTCCTGCAGGCTTACCCAAAATCCTCTGTCAGCCCCATGCAGAAGTCTTGGATATGTAAGACTGTCTTCAATGGCAGTGGACATCTCTCATCAGGATTCCCATGCCCACTGCTTTGTCCTGATATGTGGTAGTGCATGGAGGGTGTGATTGGGCATGGAGGAAAAGTAGACCCAATCCATAGTGAACCTGCTGTTGAGTGTCAGCAGTTCTTACCACCAATGGCAGAAATGGAGAACAGAGGAACCTCTCTGTGACAAGAACAGCCATCAAAGAGTTTGATCCAGAAAACCTCAGTGCTTTTAAAAACCTCATAGTAAGTATCAAAGGAGACTGTGAAATACAAAGTCTTTGGGCAATTCTCTGAGAACAGTGGAAAAAACTGCTGAATAAAAGTAACATGAAAATATCTTGGCtcaatttttataatttttatatatgctggaaacagtattttaatttatttgtgttaatttcactttttcctgcagaaaaaaaaaaaaactgcatAAATAAAGGTGcaaactcttttaaaaaaactgcATAAACAAAGCATTGCTTCATCAAGCAAGGAGTTAAAACACTGACAGGACTCTATCAAAGGGGAAGATGATGGTACTATAACAGCCTCCAAAAAAAAGGTataccccccccaaaaaaaagaaacctagaaaactaatttctgtttgtaGTCTACAGTCCTGTAACCTTCTGTGAATATTTGTTGCTTTAGGTACTTCAACAACCCTTTTGAAATCAATATTATCTTCGAATGGAAAGCATTAAAGAGATATGCTTTAAGTTTTGGAGAGTTAGACAACATTTTAACAATTAAAAGGTTAATAAGCTTATTAAAAAGATCTACAAGTCTATTATCTTCTCATTAATCATATTTCCATGTTGCAAAACTTGCACAAGGGTGGAACCGGATGAAAGACAGCACTGATCTGTTTTATGGCAAAACCCTTGTTTTCATGTTCCGTTGCTAACTAGACATTGTGAGAATCAATGAGTCAGGGATTGGAAAGCATTATAAAGCAAACAAATACTATATAAAGGTGAAGCAGGTGTGTGGAAGACTACAAAAAAGACTTCTCTAAAGGTTAGTGCAAATGAGAATGGAAAATCGCCCATTTCTCCTATTATTATGTgcagcactttcctgtgcttttcCTGCAGATACAAGGCAGACAAAGGAAGAAGGCATGCAGCTTATCCAGGTGAGGAAGGCAGACCTCTGGGGAGATGTTTAGCTACTGTTGAGCATCCACGGCAATCTGTGTAACCAGTATAGAGCAGCCAAAGAGCAAGTAGAATAAATAACTGATTGAATATTTCTCAGAATGGAGGGGGGTACTGTGATGACAAAGGCTAGTTTAGCACCAACTCatcttattttacttttttttagagATCAATTAAATCCAATGATGCATTCATTCACTCTGTGTTAATTCTACTAATAATTAAACTCCTGAGTCAGTCTAGGGTTGGTTTGTAGTTCAGGTGGAAATGTGGTTATTTATGTGACGTGTAATATTATGAAACATAacttttcattaaataaatatagcatttttttctgaattattgCTATCTAAAATGTGGGAAATGGGATACAACTATTGAAATTTTATATTCAGTTGTGTATTTCTAATTACTTCCTCTAAAGGACTCTAGGTAACCCTAGGGTGCAGGGCAAGTGGAGGGCACATtatcaaaaaataatttgttaaacaaatactaattttaaaagtatttttatagctacaaaatatttataatgataatacaatgtaaaaaaactaccattaagagaaaaatattcataTAGGCTTTAACAAACTATTATTCGTGCTGTCatagaacagaaagaaaagtaccAAAGGCATATGACTGACTGGTGTTAGTATAATACCTTATAAGCTACAAAAGCAAACACCATTGATTGTTCTAagtgttgggtttggtttttttcattagaaGTACCTGGAAAATTACTATGGCTTTAAGAAGGATGGGGATCCTTTTGTTTGGAAAAGTGACAGCGCAATGAcccaaaaattaaaagaaatgcaaGAATTCTTTGggctggaggtgacagggaaaCTGGATTCTGGCACTTTGGACTTGGTACAGAAACGCCGCTGTGGATTCCCTGACATAGCTGGGTTCTCCACCTTTGCAGGAGAGCCAAAATGGACAAAACAAGTCCTGACATACAGGTAATCACAATGGAATTCTTCATGTCAAGACAGTGTGCAATATAGGGTGAGTGGTAAGAACACAACTGGttctttttatgttttaaagGATAGTAAACTACACACCGGATCTGCGTCCAGCAGATGTCAATGCAGTGATCAAGAAGGCATTAAGTGTTTGGAGCAGTGTGACCCCACTGAGATTCATCAAGAAGGACCGAGGTGATGCAGACATAATGATCTCCTTTGCAGCCAGAGGTAAATCTTTATGCAACTGAGTAATTGCCAAGTTGCTGCAGTATAAGGAGCAGTTGAACTGGAATGATTTCTCCCATACACAGCACATGTGAAGTTCAATGTCCAGTTGAACAAGCAGACAGAAACACACAGTTCTTGCTCTAGGTGCTATGGTTATAATTCTTGACAGACTTTGGGGGAGGCCATAGAGGCAgatgaagagaaagaggaagaaaatatagGGAGCTGCCGGTAGCTCACTGGATCTATACCTGCTATGTGCTGCTCAATGTGTGCATGAACACCCAGTCAGCTTGTATGGGATTTGTTCTTCAGCTCACAACGACTTCATCCCATTTGACGGCCCAGGAGGCTCCCTTGCTCATGCCTATGCACCTGGCAAGGACTTTGGTGGAGATGCTCACTTTGATGAGGATGAAACATGGACCAAAAGCACAGAGGGTAGGTAATTAAGGTCTCCAAACCATTCATGAAGAAAGTTGCACATGGAATCAAGAGTGCAGTGTGTGTCTCCTCTCTTCTTTAAGAAGTGTTTAAATTGCTGCTGATTTGAAGGAGCATTGGACAGCTGGTTTCATAGCTATATAAAACCTCTGAGCTTCTGGTTTAAGAAGTTAAGTCCCCAACTCAGCTTCTGCCATGCACTGGAGAGAGACTTATTTTTAAGGGGGCCCTCCCTCTCTCCACTCCTCCAACCTCTTCCTTCATAGCTACCTCACTTGCACTGGCCCAGGGTCCTTCTCCCACACTGAATTCTGCAGGATCTACAGACTATTTCCTTGTACTCTGCTATAACAATTccattatttttacttctgaCCAGAATTTAATCTCCAACTGAATTTCCAACAAGAATTTCAATTGCTTAAGCAAGTAGTTCTGAAAGCCTCTGACCTACCTTATGCCCTGAATGTTATTCAGGACAAATAAAAAGACACCACTCTCCTATTATGTGTTTTGCTTGATGTTTTCAGGCACGAACCTGTTTTACGTTGCTGCCCATGAGTTTGGCCATTCACTGGGACTTTACCATTCCAAAGATCCCAATGCTCTGATGTATCCAGTTTACAGGAAGTTTGACCCTTCAGTACTCCTTCTTCATCAGGATGATATTACTGGCATACAGTACCTCTATGGTAATTCAGATTTTTTCATCAACTACTGCTTATAATTTCAAAGACTTTGGATACCTTTCAGTGACATTTTTGGGTATTGGATATACCTTAATGAGTTCACACTATAATTTCTTCCATAAACTGCTTCTTTTAGGACCATCTCCTAACACAAACAATGATCAAAGGGAATCTACTGAGATAAAAGACCCAACTGAGTCAAAAGATCCTGTATTGCCAAACAGCTGCAGCTCAAATTTAACTTTTGATGCTGTCACCACTTTCCGTGGAGAAATAATGTTCTTTAAAGACAAGTAAGTCAGCTTCTGGGAGTAAAATAGCTGGGTGTCACTTTTTAAATTATGCCccacagcagaggaaaataactttaatcAGAATATCAGCCGTTTTAGACAGGAAGACAAGACAGGGAATCAGGAGAagagatggaaaacaaaaacaaagagggtgctggaaaaataaagagagaGATTTAAGGAGGAGGATGACTTTGGAACAGGGGCTGCTGTGAATGGAGGGGGAAAAGATGGCCCCTCTGCAAACATGGGCTGTTTTCACTTTAGGCTGTAAGCAAGTCCCAAGTGTTCAGCATCTGGGAGAGCTCAGCTTTGGCAAGACACATCACCAGCTCTGGGACACTTCATACCCTCTTTGCTGTCCTTGCTTTGAGAGAGCTGAGAGCTTACCAGCCCTGACAAATACCTACTTGAAGAGCCCCTGTAGTGAGGATTtagtataataataaaaagaaaggagaattgCACTTTTGTTCGCAAAGTCTTACCCCATACCAGCCATGGGAGCCAGGTCCCTCTAAGTTCAATTTCTGCATTAGgggaaatgttttgaaaaaggGTTCATCTGACCTATTTTAGATGTCTGcatcaagaagagaaaaatcccaCCATGCAAATAACTGTCTTTACATCAACTTTACAGGGATTGTAGTGTAACTAACTCAGGGTACATGGTTGGGTTTAGTCTGATATATACTGCCCCTGTTGCCATGATGTGGTTTCATGCATTAATGTGTGTGAACATCTGATTTTGTTTAAAACCTGTTATGTATTTGCACAAGGCATATTTGGCGCAAACATCCGGCAGTCAGAACAGCTGATTTTGATTTGATATCTTCATTCTGGCCACGGCTGCCACCTGGTGTTGATGCTGCATATGAAATTCCTGAGAAAGATGAAATGGTCATTTTTAAAGGTAAAATgttgtctttttattttctcatgttATATTCCCAACTAGCCTT
Encoded here:
- the LOC138119164 gene encoding stromelysin-1-like, which encodes MRMENRPFLLLLCAALSCAFPADTRQTKEEGMQLIQKYLENYYGFKKDGDPFVWKSDSAMTQKLKEMQEFFGLEVTGKLDSGTLDLVQKRRCGFPDIAGFSTFAGEPKWTKQVLTYRIVNYTPDLRPADVNAVIKKALSVWSSVTPLRFIKKDRGDADIMISFAARAHNDFIPFDGPGGSLAHAYAPGKDFGGDAHFDEDETWTKSTEGTNLFYVAAHEFGHSLGLYHSKDPNALMYPVYRKFDPSVLLLHQDDITGIQYLYGPSPNTNNDQRESTEIKDPTESKDPVLPNSCSSNLTFDAVTTFRGEIMFFKDKHIWRKHPAVRTADFDLISSFWPRLPPGVDAAYEIPEKDEMVIFKGNEFWVVRGDTILPGYPQKLKTLGFSKDITKIDAAFHNGNEGKTYYFIADKFWSYDKRSQSMDRKPLLIRDIFPGINGKIDAVFQYESFLYFFSGRKQFEFDLEKKRVARFLKTNFWFPC